One genomic segment of Arachis duranensis cultivar V14167 chromosome 4, aradu.V14167.gnm2.J7QH, whole genome shotgun sequence includes these proteins:
- the LOC107482411 gene encoding oil body-associated protein 1A (The sequence of the model RefSeq protein was modified relative to this genomic sequence to represent the inferred CDS: added 52 bases not found in genome assembly) codes for MSKNRKSKVPGEPTGSGTSLLETATAAIQAFAPVNKIHQHLCAFHFYSHDMTRQVEAHHFCGHQNEEMRQCLIYDSPEANARLIGLEYIVSENLFMTLPDEEKRLWHSHEYEVKSGLLVTPGIPGPIERRDLESVCKTYGKVYHFWQVDKGDCLPLGVPQLMMAFTRDGQVYKELVQDCGKRLGVDHEKERMNREYMKGPEHGIDPLANGGGKGLKTVLREVHLPNNQPPSATRVFV; via the exons ATGTCTAAGAACAGAAAGAGTAAGGTACCTGGGGAGCCAACAGGAAGTGGCACTTCTTTGCTTGAGACTGCTACGGCTGCCATCCAAGCCTTTGCTCCGGTCAACAAAATCCATCAACATCTTTGTGC GTTTCACTTCTACTCTCACGACATGACCCGCCAAGTGGAGGCACACCACTTTTGCGGACACCAGAATGAGGAGATGAGGCAGTGCCTCATCTACGACAGCCCCGAAGCCAATGCTAGACTCATTGGCCTCGAGTACATTGTCTCGGAAAATCTCTTCATGACACTTCCGGACGAGGAAAAGCGCCTTTGGCACTCGCACGAGT GCGCCGGGACCTGGAGTCGGTTTGCAAGACTTATGGTAAAGTTTACCATTTTTGGCAAGTTGACAAAGGTGACTGTCTCCCTCTTGGGGTGCCTCAGCTCATGATGGCGTTTACTAGAGATGGCCAAGTCTACAAAGAGCTTGTACAAG ATTGTGGGAAGCGTTTGGGCGTGGATCAcgagaaagagagaatgaacAGAGAGTATATGAAAGGACCCGAACATGGAATTGATCCATTGGCCAATGGTGGAGGTAAAGGTCTTAAGACTGTTCTTAGAGAGGTCCATCTCCCAAATAATCAACCTCCATCTGCCACCAGGGTCTTTGTTTGA
- the LOC107482410 gene encoding uncharacterized protein LOC107482410 isoform X1, with protein sequence MHIFTPTLASISPFSQPDLLCCTTTTSYRYPFSFPKCPHKLTAKTPWEWHHNCNNTSRICVSGNSTQIDQNPDGGLLHQRPTLLEPPLQDDDHIRQARRSSDWKVAKEHKENGVIHNGRIEGFNAGGLLVRFYSIVGFLPFPQLSPIHSSKEPQKPIQDIAKGLHGSIISVKVILADEDKRKLIFSEKEASWSKYSGQVKVGDIFEARVGSVEDYGAFVHLRFPDGLYHLTGLVHISEVSWDLVQDVRDILKEGDQVRVKVIGVDREKSRITLSIKQLEEDPLLETLDKVIPQDGIADPDSSSDSESGTIEPLPGLEAILEELKQEDGIYEARISRQGFEKRVVSQDLQLWLSNAPPVNQRFTLLARAGRQVQEVHLTTSLDQEGIKKALQRVLERVP encoded by the exons ATGCATATCTTCACTCCAACGCTTGCCTCAATCTCACCTTTTTCACAGCCAGACCTCCTCTGCTGCACCACTACCACTTCTTATCGTTATCCTTTTAGTTTCCCAAAATGCCCCCACAAGTTAACTGCAAAGACGCCTTGGGAGTGGCACCATAACTGTAATAACACAAGTAGAATATGCGTCTCTGGAAATAGTACCCAGATTGACCAAAACCCAGATGGTGGACTCCTTCATCAACGCCCTACTCTTTTGGAACCGCCGCTACAAGATGATGATCACATTCGTCAGGCCCGG AGATCGTCAGATTGGAAGGTTGCAAAGGAGCACAAAGAGAATGGAGTGATCCACAATGGTAGGATTGAAGGCTTTAATGCCGGAGGCCTCCTTGTTCGCTTTTATTCTATTGTTGGCTTTCTCCCATTCCCACAGCTCAGCCCAATCCATTCCTCCAAAG AACCACAGAAACCTATCCAAGATATTGCTAAAGGTTTGCATGGTTCAATCATATCAGTGAAG GTCATTCTAGCAGATGAAGATAAAAGGAAATTGATCTTCTCTGAGAAAGAAGCTTCTTGGTCCAAATATTCAGGGCAGGTCAAAGTAGGGGACATTTTCGAAGCAAGAGTTGGCTCGGTCGAGGACTACGGTGCATTCGTTCATTTGCGCTTCCCGGATG GTCTTTATCACCTTACCGGATTAGTACACATCTCAGAAGTATCATGGGATCTAGTTCAAGATGTAAGAGACATCTTAAAAGAAGGTGATCAAGTGAGGGTCAAAGTTATTGGTGTTGATAG AGAAAAATCAAGGATTACACTGTCAATTAAACAGTTAGAAGAAGATCCACTTCTAGAAACTCTGGACAAAGTAATACCACAG gATGGTATAGCTGATCCTGATTCTTCTAGTGATAGTGAAAGTGGTACTATTGAGCCTCTTCCTGGGCTTGAAGCAATCCTTGAAGAGCTCAAACAGGAGGATGG AATTTATGAAGCAAGAATAAGCCGTCAAGGATTTGAAAAACGGGTTGTCTCACAAGACTTGCAACTTTGGCTCTCTAAT GCACCTCCAGTAAATCAAAGATTTACCCTCCTTGCTAGGGCGGGAAGACAG GTTCAGGAGGTACATTTGACAACGTCACTAGATCAGGAAGGAATCAAAAAGGCCTTACAACGAGTATTAGAACGTGTTCCCTAA
- the LOC107482410 gene encoding uncharacterized protein LOC107482410 isoform X2 — MHIFTPTLASISPFSQPDLLCCTTTTSYRYPFSFPKCPHKLTAKTPWEWHHNCNNTSRICVSGNSTQIDQNPDGGLLHQRPTLLEPPLQDDDHIRQARRSSDWKVAKEHKENGVIHNGRIEGFNAGGLLVRFYSIVGFLPFPQLSPIHSSKEPQKPIQDIAKGLHGSIISVKVILADEDKRKLIFSEKEASWSKYSGQVKVGDIFEARVGSVEDYGAFVHLRFPDGLYHLTGLVHISEVSWDLVQDVRDILKEGDQVRVKVIGVDREKSRITLSIKQLEEDPLLETLDKVIPQDGIADPDSSSDSESGTIEPLPGLEAILEELKQEDGIYEARISRQGFEKRVVSQDLQLWLSNVQEVHLTTSLDQEGIKKALQRVLERVP; from the exons ATGCATATCTTCACTCCAACGCTTGCCTCAATCTCACCTTTTTCACAGCCAGACCTCCTCTGCTGCACCACTACCACTTCTTATCGTTATCCTTTTAGTTTCCCAAAATGCCCCCACAAGTTAACTGCAAAGACGCCTTGGGAGTGGCACCATAACTGTAATAACACAAGTAGAATATGCGTCTCTGGAAATAGTACCCAGATTGACCAAAACCCAGATGGTGGACTCCTTCATCAACGCCCTACTCTTTTGGAACCGCCGCTACAAGATGATGATCACATTCGTCAGGCCCGG AGATCGTCAGATTGGAAGGTTGCAAAGGAGCACAAAGAGAATGGAGTGATCCACAATGGTAGGATTGAAGGCTTTAATGCCGGAGGCCTCCTTGTTCGCTTTTATTCTATTGTTGGCTTTCTCCCATTCCCACAGCTCAGCCCAATCCATTCCTCCAAAG AACCACAGAAACCTATCCAAGATATTGCTAAAGGTTTGCATGGTTCAATCATATCAGTGAAG GTCATTCTAGCAGATGAAGATAAAAGGAAATTGATCTTCTCTGAGAAAGAAGCTTCTTGGTCCAAATATTCAGGGCAGGTCAAAGTAGGGGACATTTTCGAAGCAAGAGTTGGCTCGGTCGAGGACTACGGTGCATTCGTTCATTTGCGCTTCCCGGATG GTCTTTATCACCTTACCGGATTAGTACACATCTCAGAAGTATCATGGGATCTAGTTCAAGATGTAAGAGACATCTTAAAAGAAGGTGATCAAGTGAGGGTCAAAGTTATTGGTGTTGATAG AGAAAAATCAAGGATTACACTGTCAATTAAACAGTTAGAAGAAGATCCACTTCTAGAAACTCTGGACAAAGTAATACCACAG gATGGTATAGCTGATCCTGATTCTTCTAGTGATAGTGAAAGTGGTACTATTGAGCCTCTTCCTGGGCTTGAAGCAATCCTTGAAGAGCTCAAACAGGAGGATGG AATTTATGAAGCAAGAATAAGCCGTCAAGGATTTGAAAAACGGGTTGTCTCACAAGACTTGCAACTTTGGCTCTCTAAT GTTCAGGAGGTACATTTGACAACGTCACTAGATCAGGAAGGAATCAAAAAGGCCTTACAACGAGTATTAGAACGTGTTCCCTAA